One region of Pleuronectes platessa chromosome 18, fPlePla1.1, whole genome shotgun sequence genomic DNA includes:
- the zcchc17 gene encoding nucleolar protein of 40 kDa, which produces MSDSDGQAKEPAGLEGLPPLYSIAKGEVVSVQTYGAFVRLPGYKKEGLVHVSEMSASRVENASEIVDMGEQVWIKVIGKEIRDEKVKMSFSMKAVNQGTGRDLDPNNVNAEQDARRRKMFRDHSGNRITLDAVLNTTCKKCGCKGHFTKDCFTAPGLQYALLPEEEAGGPRQQQQQQQQQQQQPSTAALKPDSDKKKKKKKEKKMKKRKREKKESESDSSHSSECKTKKRRHDPTHDKEDKKKHKKHKKHKSHKH; this is translated from the exons ATGTCTGACAGTGATGGCCAAGCCAAGGAGCCGGCTGGATTGGAAGGTCTGCCCCCACTGTACAGCATTGCCAAGGGAGAAGTGGTTTCTGTGCAAACCTATGGAGCTTTTGTTCGTCTGCCAGGATACAAGAAGGAAG GCCTGGTTCATGTGAGTGAGATGTCGGCCTCACGGGTTGAGAACGCCTCAGAAATAGTCGATATGGGTGAACAGGTGTGGATTAAAGTCATTGGGAAAGAG ATTCGTGATGAGAAGGTGAAGATGTCCTTCTCAATGAAAGCTGTGAATCAGGGAACAGGTCGGGACCTGGACCCCAATAATGTCAATGCCGA gCAGGATGCGAGGCGACGTAAGATGTTCAGAGACCATTCTGGCAACAGGATCACACTGGACGCTGTGCTCAACACGACGTGTAAAAAGTGTGGCTGCAAAG GTCACTTTACAAAGGACTGTTTCACTGCTCCGGGCTTGCAGTACGCTCTTTTGCCTGAAGAGGAGGCTGGAGGGCCAcgtcaacagcagcagcaacagcagcagcaacagcaacagcccTCAACAGCTGCTCTGAAGCCAGActcagacaaaaagaaaaagaaaaagaag GAGAAgaaaatgaagaagaggaagagggagaagaaggagtCGGAGAGCgacagcagccacagcagcgaGTGCAAAACCAAGAAGAGGCGTCACGACCCCACTCATGACAAAGAGGACAAGAAGAAACATAAGAAACATAAGAAACATAAATCTCACAAACACtga
- the fabp3 gene encoding fatty acid-binding protein, heart, producing MAEAFVGTWNLKESEKFDDYMKALGVGFATRKVGGLTKPTTIISVDGGTVTVKTQSSVKNTELSFKLDEEFDETTADDRKVKSIVKIEGGKMVHVQKWDGKETSLVREINGNALILTLTMGEVVSTRHYEKA from the exons ATGGCCGAGGCTTTTGTTGGAACATGGAACCTGAAGGAGAGTGAGAAGTTCGATGACTACATGAAGGCActgg GTGTGGGTTTTGCCACGCGCAAGGTGGGAGGACTCACcaagcccactaccatcatctcAGTGGATGGTGGCACCGTGACCGTGAAGACCCAGAGCTCCGTCAAGAACACGGAGCTCAGCTTCAAGCTGGATGAGGAGTTCGACGAGACCACCGCCGATGACAGAAAGGTTAAG tCCATTGTAAAAATAGAGGGCGGGAAGATGGTGCACGTACAGAAGTGGGACGGCAAAGAGACCAGTCTGGTCCGAGAAATCAATGGCAACGCCCTCATACTG ACACTTACGATGGGAGAAGTCGTTAGCACACGTCACTATGAGAAGGCATAG
- the dclk3 gene encoding serine/threonine-protein kinase DCLK3, which produces MTPPQRGRYDARWRMAAPPNIPLLKRPGGISQPWPIRPHPAGQVHRSHFLHPPPPPPPPPTHLPLFHTRHAEESAERPRLVTIIHPSGRSSLRKVTVLLNRRGVVSFEQLLLDISEALGFPRWHRARVTRLYTTHAREVKGVCDFFRGEVAFLALGKARPELSSMEEALEELFPDHSHYRADALRAWEKRLIPAPDKAAKADSGYSEGAESKDTNQETQQDTNTHVKNHTNTHKHQNIDAHYPDNDHPDVQKSNKKSSCRKPAHPPNHLQRLHVRGGVRERQPSIIGPFKHEEGLRKAEILSPTLCENCLAIRAKHQGTERVNPLSGRVPLPPVSRKQKNSSHTEQEVRKVDVPLSPPPPQPINRDEEKSLAQSQLLKPLPDVGPAQREAQQVTTFDLRSDGSNVPLSDIERCYEIGRVVGDGNFAVVRECCRRDTGQPLAIKIIERSKLIGREHMMQNELSLLGSLCHRRIVRLFANHHTHSHSYLVMELVSGGDLFEAISERGKFSEAEAGLMVSDISEALNYIHVKSIVHRDLKPENLLVEHVAGGICRLKLGDFGLAMVVTEPVFTICGTPTYVAPEILFETGYGVEVDVWALGVILYILLCGFPPFRSRDRDQEELFQLIKQGELHFLSPYWDPISEEARDLVRALLQPDPRVRLTAEQTLLHPWVEAMASVYSQGALTDKTQRNTADTGTESERVRRAAQTKATETTTDKRSGVTGREGEMTHKELSRTDARQTETKTGRGQDEDKQSAETSAVHPISTQIKVHTKTEDTARQQKPDCTSTPSREPSRREIQDPGPEVSHTGCETGSPISPGEKGSHLGAPAAETEVLSQIKTQSQQNSQLQTPPDSPQHHPASQPAASSSSLSP; this is translated from the exons ATGACGCCGCCACAGAGAGGCCGGTATGACGCTAGATGGAGAATGGCAG CTCCACCTAACATTCCCTTGTTGAAGCGTCCTGGTGGGATATCCCAGCCATGGCCCATCCGCCCCCACCCTGCAGGGCAGGTCCATAGGTCCCACTTCctacatcctcctcctcctcctcctcctcctcccactcatCTGCCTCTTTTCCACACCCGCCATGCGGAGGAGAGCGCTGAGAGGCCGCGTCTGGTCACCATCATCCACCCCAGTGGTCGGAGTTCACTGCGGAAG GTAACAGTCCTGTTGAACCGCAGGGGCGTGGTGTCCTTcgagcagctgctgctggacatcTCAGAGGCGTTGGGGTTTCCTCGCTGGCACAGGGCGAGAGTTACACGCCTTTACACGACCCACGCACGAGAG gTGAAAGGTGTGTGTGACTTCTTCAGAGGAGAGGTGGCCTTCCTGGCGCTGGGTAAGGCACGTCCAGAGCTGAGCAGTATGGAggaggctctggaggagctCTTTCCAGATCATTCCCATTACCGAGCAGACGCACTCCGGGCCTGGGAGAAAAGACTCATCCCAGCACCAGACAAAGCTGCTAAGGCCGACAGCGGATACAGCGAGGGGGCAGAGAGCAAAGACACTAACCAAGAGACACAAcaggacacaaatacacatgtcAAAAATCATactaatacacacaaacatcagaacatcGACGCACACTACCCTGACAATGATCACCCAGATGTCCAGAAGTCTAACAAAAAGAGTTCTTGCAGAAAACCAGCTCACCCTCCCAACCACCTGCAGAGGCTACACGTGAGGGGCGGGGTCAGAGAGCGACAGCCCTCCATCATTGGTCCATTTAAACATGAGGAGGGTCTCAGAAAGGCAGAAATACTCTCCCCTACACTGTGTGAGAACTGCTTAGCGATAAGAGCTAAACATCAGGGGACAGAACGGGTCAATCCCCTGTCAGGGCGGGTCCCACTTCCTCCGGTGTCGAGAAAGCAAAAGAATAGTTCTCATACAGAGCAAGAGGTGAGAAAGGTGGATGTTCCTCTCAGCCCTCCGCCTCCTCAACCAATCAACAGGGATGAGGAGAAGAGTCTGGCACAGTCACAACTTCTAAAACCACTTCCCGATGTGGGTCCGGCTCAGAGAGAGGCACAGCAGGtgacgacctttgaccttcgttCAGACGGCAGCAACGTCCCCCTGTCAGATATTGAGCGTTGCTACGAGATAGGACGTGTGGTCGGAGATGGGAACTTTGCGGTGGTGCGAGAGTGCTGCCGTCGCGACACCGGGCAACCCCTCGCCATCAAGATAATCGAACGCTCCAAGCTGATCGGTCGGGAGCACATGATGCAGAACGAGCTGAGCCTCCTGGGAAGCCTGTGTCACAGACGCATCGTGCGGCTGTTCGctaaccaccacacacacagtcactcgtACCTGGTGATGGAGCTGGTGAGCGGGGGGGATCTGTTTGAGGCTATCAGCGAGCGGGGGAAGTTTTCCGAGGCAGAGGCGGGACTGATGGTGTCAGACATAAGTGAAGCTTTGAATTACATCCACGTCAAGAGCATTGTCCACCGGGACCTGAAACCAGAAAACCTGCTGGTGG AGCATGTGGCCGGTGGCATCTGCCGGCTGAAGCTGGGAGACTTTGGTCTTGCTATGGTTGTAACTGAACCAGTCTTTACCATATGTGGAACGCCGACATACGTAGCCCCAGAGATTCTCTTTGAGACAG GTTATGGTGTAGAAGTGGACGTATGGGCTCTGGGTGTTATCCTCTACATCCTGCTGTGTGGCTTCCCCCCATTTCGCAGTCGGGATCGGGACCAGGAAGAGTTGTTCCAGCTAATAAAACAGGGGGAACTACACTTCCTGTCCCCCTACTGGGACCCCATCTCAGAGG AAGCCAGAGACCTTGTCAGAGCTCTGCTGCAGCCAGATCCCAGAGTGAGGCTGACAGCTGAGCAGACCCTGCTGCATCCCTGGGTGGAGGCTATGGCTTCGGTTTACAGCCAGGGGGCGCTCACAGACAAAACCCAGAGGAACACCGCAGACACTGGTACAGAATCAGAGAGAGTTCGAAGAGCAGCTCAGACCAaagcaacagaaacaacaacagacaaaaGATCAGGAGTCACTGGTAGAGAAGGAGAGATGACACACAAAGAGCTCAGCAGAACTGATGCCAGACAAACTGAGACGAAGACAGGGAGAGGGCAGGATGAGGACAAACAATCAGCAGAGACAAGTGCAGTTCACCCCATATCTACACAGATCAAAGTTCACACAAAGACTGAGGACACAGCTCGTCAACAGAAACCAGACTGCACCTCTACACCCAGCAGGGAGCCGAGCAGGCGAGAAATACAAGACCCAGGCCCTGAAGTGTCACACACAGGCTGTGAAACAGGAAGCCCAATCAGCCCAGGAGAGAAAGGCAGTCATCTTGGTGCCCCTGCAGCAGAAACTGAAGTTCTATCCCAGATTAAGACACAGTCACAACAAAACAGCCAGTTGCAGACACCTCCAGATTCACCACAACACCACCCAGCCTCCCAGCCAGCGGCTTCCTCATCTTCTTTATCACCGTGA